The window GACAACTTTTCAGAATCCGTCATTGAAGTTTTTGATATTGAAGCACAAAATAATGATTCTACGGCGGTAGCTATTAAAGTGAACAAAGTTTTTGATGGAAATCAAAAGAGCTTTAACGATGTTTTGGCGAATGTAGGATTAGGAGGATCTGTGAAATCAAGCCTTTCTTATATAGAAGGAGTGAAGACATTCCCTAAGAACCTTGTGGTGAAGTCTCAGTTGTCTACTTCTGTAAATGAAGGCGGGGTAGATCTTCCGGTAACATTAGGAGTTACTACCAATCTGGTTCTGCTTTCTAAAATACCGATGAAACCAAGAGTAGCAGATTCAAGAGTAGGATTTTTCTCCGAAAAGCACTGGTCGTTTAATGATAACCAGCAGAAAATGGATGAAAAGTTTTTCATTACCAAATGGAATCTTGAACCCAAAGATGAAGATAAAGAAAAATACTTAAGAGGTGAGCTGGTAGAGCCTAAGAAACCGATTGTTTATTATATAGACCCGGCAACACCAAAACAATGGCGTGAGAAAATCATTGCCGGAGTACATGACTGGCAGGCGGCGTTTGAGCAGGCAGGATTCAAAAATGCAGTGATTGCGAAAATGCCGGACGAAAAAGATGAAGATTTTGATATTGATGATGTAAGATATTCTGTGATTACTTACGCCGCTTCGCCAAAGTCAAATGCAATGGGACCATCAGTAGTAGACCCGAGAAGTGGTGAAATTATCGAAGCAGATATCATCTGGTGGCATAATGTAATGACTTCTCTTCATGACTGGATGAGAATTCAGACAGGACCTATAGACCCGAAAGCAAGAGGAAATAAATTCAGTGATGAACATATGGGTGAAGCCATCCGTTTTGTTTCATCGCATGAAGTAGGGCATACTTTCGGATTGAAGCACAATATGGGAGCATCCTTTGCATTCCCTGTAGAGTCACTTCGTTCCAAAGAATTTACAGACAAAATGGGTGGTACAGCACCTTCCATTATGGATTATGCACGTTACAATTACGTTGCTCAGCCGGAAGATGGTGTTACAGCCATCACTCCGAAAATTGGTCTTTACGATAAATATGCCATAGACTGGGGTTACCGTTGGTATCCGGATGAATTTGTTGAGAAAAAAGCGCTGAGAAATTTAATTGAAAAGCATCAGGACGATCCGATGTATTTCTATGGCGAGCAGCAGAGCTACCTGGAAACTATCGATCCTCGTTCTCAGTCTGAAGATTTGGGAGATGATGCCATGAAAGCCAGCGAATATGGGATGAAAAACCTTAAAGTGGTTGTCAACAATCTTTTAAAGTGGACTTATGAAGACGGTAAAGAGTATACGGATGCGGGAAAACTTTATATGGGAGCTATCGGACAATGGGACCTGTACACAGGTCATGTGATGGCGAATGTGGGAGGAATTTACCTGAACAACACTGTTTTTGGCAACAAGAAGAAAGCTTACGAAGCAGTTCCTGAAGAAATTCAGAGAAGAGCAGTTGATTATCTGGTTAAAAACGCGATCAACCTTCCGGAGTGGTTATTCTTTAATCCGATTACAGAAAGAACGTATCCGGTTAAAGATTCACCAATGGGGCCATTTGAGCAGACACCATATACCATGGCAAGAGGAATGCAGTATGCGAATATCTATTCTCTGTTTATGGATGACAGACTGTTGAGATTGCTTGAAAATGAGCTGAAGCATCAGATGTCTGGTTCTAAAGAAGAGATCTATACCGTTGAAAAATTATTTGATCAGGTAAGAACTCCTATTTTCAGTAAAAAAGGAAGCCTTACGATGCTTGAGAAAATGACTCAGAAAAATTATGTGGATGCCCTGATTGTTTCAGTGAATAAATTATTTGAAAAAACAGCAGTGAAAGGATTGAAAGCAGATGATACTCTGAATATCCCAACCATCTGTAATTTCCATGAAGAGGATCACGGTTTGAGGAATATCAATTATTCATCTATGAAGAGAGTATCTGAAGTTACCACTTACAAAAGGGCAGAACTTCAGAAGGTTCTGGACTTACTGAACAGAACAAGGTACAGAGGCGATGATGCTTCCAGAGCACATTACACAGATTTAATTATTCGTATACAAGAGGCTTTAAACAAATAAACGGCAATGAAAAAAACTCTAATACTTTTACCTCTTTTGGCTGCTAATATAGCAATGGCCCAGCAAAAGAAAACCATCACCGGGAAAATAGAAGATGGAAATACCTCTCATGTGATTACCGGTGCATCTATAAAAATCGAGACACAGTCGGTCTCTACAAAAACAGAACTAGAAGGAATTATCGAAAGTGTATCAGTAGGTACAGTGACCGATAAGGACGGGAATTTTATATTAGAAATCCCTGCTGATACAAAAACTGTATTGGTAAGTTACCCAGGTTATGAATCCAGAGTCATTCAGCTTAATGAAGGACAGACTAACTATACAATAAGACTAACTTCTGAAGTTTCAGATAAAAATAAAATCCAGGAAGTAATCATCACCGGTTACCAGAAAATTGAAAAGCGTAAGCAGACCTCAGCGGTTTCTACAGTAAAAATGGACAACATCAGCCAGGCTGGTGTTGCCAGTGTAGATCAGATGCTGGCAGGGCAGATTGCTGGTGTGGCAGTAACTCCCGAAACCGGTGCTCCTGGTAGTCCGGCGAAGATCAGAATCAGAGGTACAGCCTCTCTTTCCGGTCCTCAGGATCCGTTATGGGTAATTGACGGTCTTCCGTTAGAAGGAAATGATGTTCCGAACTTTACCGATAAAGACAATATTGACCAGCTTCAAAACTTCTCTATTGCAGGTTTGAATCCTAATGATATTGAAGATATTACCATCCTTAAAGATGCTGCTGCAACAGCCATTTATGGAGCAAGAGCAGCAAACGGGGTAATTTCCATTACCACAAAAAAAGGAAAGAAAGGAAGTTTAAAACTGAACTTTTCGGCAGATACTTTCGTGACATCCCGTCCTGATTTTGGCAAACTGAATCTTTTGAATGCTTCTGAAAAAGTAGATCTGGAATTGATGCTTGCAAAGCGTGCTGATCTTACTTACCGCGCAGATAAAGGAGAGGTGATGAGAATTTTAACCCAAAACAATCAGCTTGATGCTTTCAGAAACGGTGGTTTTGATGCACTGAATTCATTCACACGCCAACAAATCAATGGCCTAAGAAGCAACAATACAGACTGGGGAAAACTGTTGTACAGAAATGCCATCAACAAACAATATGGATTAAGCGTTTCTGGCGGAAGTGACCGTGCAGATTACTATTTCTCCCTGGGATATTATGATGAAGAAGGAACAACTATCGGTACAGGTTTTAAACGTTATAACCTGACTTTAAAAAACAATTATAAATTAAGCGATAAGTTAAATGCAGGAATCTCTATTTTCGGAACACAAAGTGAACGTACATCTTTTGTAACAGATGCTGATGCTTCAATAAACCCTGTTAATTATTCAAGAAATGCCAATCCTTACATGAAGCCTTTCAATGCAGATGGAAGCTATAATTATGATAAAGATATAGACGGTTTTGAAGATTTATATGTTCCTTTCAATTTCCTTGAAGAAAGAGAAAATACCAGCTATACGCTGAAAAACAACTCTCTGAAAGCAATTTTAGACTTAGAATACAAAGCTTCAAAAAGTTTAAGATTTACCTCTCAGCTAGGTATCCAGTATGATGCTAATAAAACGGAGAAATTTGCAGGGGAGAACACCTATTTCACCAGAAAAATGAGACAAGGTACCCGTTACTATAAAGATGGTAAATTCAATTACTTCCTGCCTGCAGGAGCTGTAAAACAAAACTGGGATAATGATTTCTTCCAATACAACTGGAAATTACAGGCAGCGTACAGTACGAAAATCAATTCAAAACACGAAATTGATTTGATGGCAGGAACAGAAATCCGTAAAACAGAAGATAATACTACCGTTACCAGAGCTTTTGGGTATGACCCGACTTCAAGAAGAGGTACGGCAATTGTTTTCCCGAATTCAGATTTCGCAACAGATAAAAAATATGAAACGTATCGTGAAAACCCACCTGTAGAGAATGCTTATGCTTCCATGTTTGCTACGGCGTCTTATACTTACGATCAGAAATATACCTTCTTCGGAAGTGTGAGATATGACGGAACCAACCTTTTTGGGGTAAATAAAAAGTATAAATACCTTCCAATATGGGCAATTTCAGGATCATGGCTGGTAACGAAGGAGAACTTTATGAAAAATATTTCCGCAGTATCTAACCTTAGATTGAGAGCATCTTATGGTCTTCAAGGAAATATCGACAGAAATACTTCACCATTCTTTATTGGAGAATATAATGATGCAACAATTCTTCCAGGAGTAAAAGAAGGAGTTATTACAGTAATAAGCCCTCCGAATGATAAACTGAGATGGGAAAAAACTACCAATACTAACGTTGGTCTTGATTTAGGATTATTCAATAACCGTGTTAGCCTTACCGCTGATGTCTACAGCAGAAAAGGTACAGATATGATCAGTATGAAAGAAACCCCTCTTGAAACCGGATTCGAGTATACGATGATGAACTGGGGAAGTTTGACTAACAAAGGTTTTGAACTGGCATTGTCTACCAGAAACATCAATCACGATAATTTTAAATGGACTACCACCATCAACTTTGCGCATAATAAGAGTAGGGTATTGAGTGAGCAGCCTCGTGACAACGCTTTCCTTCCTTCCAGAGAAGGTCTTCCTGTGAATGCTGTTTTTGCTTTAAAAACGGCAGGAATGGATGAACATGGAAACCCATTGTTCTGGAAAGGAGATCAGAAGATTTCAGCTGCAGAATTCTTTAAATTATATGATGTGTATGCTGATTTCCTTCCAGGGCAGCTTGTAGATACAAAGCTTTCAAGTGCTGAGCTGAGAAGCCTGTTTACCTATGTAGGAGACAGAGATCCGAAATTTACCGGAGGTATTATCAACACCTTTAAGGTACATGATTTCGATCTTACCATCTCTGCAACATTCAATCTGAAGCAGACGGTAATGAGAACACCTTCTTACAGAGGTATGGATCTGGATAGAGGAAGAAATTATACTAGAGATATCTATGAAGCAGGAGGTTCACTTCCGGGAATCACAAGCCCTGATATGGATGCTAATCCGGGCGGATGGATGGCCAATAAATGGTTTGCAGGAAACAGTTCCAATGCATACAGCTTACTGGATGTATGGGCAAAAGAAATCAGCTACATAAGAATCAGTAGTATTCGTTTAGGGTATACACTGCCTAAAGAATTTACAAACCCTATGGGGATTTCCAGTCTGAGACTGAGTGTTGAAGGACGTAACCTGTTTGTATTCAGTAACGGATATAACGGATACTTTGATCCGGAGACATATGGTAATATTTATGCACAACCAATCACCAAGTCGGTGACCGTAGGATTTAATGTTTCTTTTTAAAACTTGAAAAAATGAGAAAAATTACAACAATTATAGCCCTTGCAGCAATCTGCTTAACCAATATTGGATGTGACAGGTTTTTAGATATTCAGCCTGAAGGCAAAGTTATTCCTGTTACCACCGAAGATTACCGACAAGTACTTACATCAGCCTATTCAAAATATCCCGTTCACAAATCTCTGGTAGCATTTCGTACCGATGAGTTGAATATTGATGACAATGGAGTAGATTTTGTTTCTTATCGAGAAATGGCAATGTGGAAAGATTCGAATAATGATCCCACATCTGCAGAATTTCCTTGGGTAAGATTCTATTCCGTTAATTTCTACGTGAACCAGATTATTAATGAAGGAAGCAAAACGATGAAGGATTCTCCAGAGAAGAATCAGATTTTAGCAGAAGCCTATGCTTTGCGTGCTTACCTGTATTTTGATTTGGTGAATTTATATGGAAAACCTTATAACAATGCTACAGCTTCTGCGGACAGAGGAGTTCCCATCAATCTTGAAATTGATCTTGAGGAGGTATTGAAGCCATCTTCAGTACAGGAGGTGTATGATCAGATTCATGCAGATATTAAAAAAGCAGAAGGTCTGATGGTAGAACAAACGCAGGCATTAGGAGCTAATTACAGATTTTCAAAAACAGCATTGCTGGCTTTCGAGGCAAGAACAGCTTTGTATGAAGGAGATTGGAATAATGCGTTGAATTATGCAAATCAGGTACTGACAGTAAAAGGAGATTTAAGTAATTTAAATACGGTAAATACGGTGCCTAATCATTATGCTTCCCCGGAATCAATTATGGCTTTGGATAACCCATGGGATAATTCTATAAAGAACTTATCTTTCGTGTCTCCTGAACTTATTTCTTCATACAATAGTACTACAGATAAAAGGTTTGGCATGTATTTTGAAAAAAATGGAAGTAAGTATAAAGTTATTAAAGGAGGAAGCTTAGAATTCAAAGTGTCTTTCAGAACGGCAGAGCAGTACTTTATAAAATCTGAAGCATTGTTAAAGTTGAATAAGCTGGCTGAAGCTAAAGAAACACTTCTTAAAGTAATGAAGAACAGATATACTCCGGACGGATATACTTCAGTTCAGAATGCAGTAAACTCAATGGATTCTGCAGCATTTATGAGCTTTATTCTGGATGAAAGATTCAGAGAATTTGCTTTGGAAGGACAAAGATGGTTCGATCTAAGAAGAGCAAATCAGAAAAAGATAAGCCATACAATCAATGGCAAAGAGTATATTCTTCAGCAGAATGATCCGCGATATACCATTGAATATCCAATGAGTGCGAAGAAGAATAACCCTAATTTATAAAACTTCATATCAAATTCAATACAGATGAAACCGCTTGAACTTAATTGTTTTAGCGGTTTTTTTGTACTTTTGCACCGTTATGAAAATTGCCATTATAGAAGATGAACTGCTGGCTGTGAATTATCTGAAAAACCTTTTAGATACACAAAGCATTGTCCCTGTTACAGAGACTGTTATTCTTCGTTCCAAAAAACAGGCAATTGATTTTTTTGAGAAAGATTCTGCAGATCTTATTTTTATGGATATCCACCTTGGTGACGGGATGAGCCTGGAAATCTTTGAACAGGTGGAACTTTTCACTCCGATTATTTTCATTACCGCGTTTGACGAATATGCCATGAGAGTCTTCAGACATTTCACGATTGATTACCTTCTGAAGCCTTTTGAAGAAGAGGATTTACATAAAGCTTTACAGAAATTTATCTCCATAAGAAACAATTTTGATCCTGAACCGGTGCTCAAATCAATTTCCTCATTAAGGCAGGCAGAAGGTGAGGTGATGAAACGTTTTATGGTAAGGGAAGGGAATAAACTCAAATCAATAGATGAGCATAACACGGCTTATTTTTTTGCATCCGGGAAATACCTTTTCCTTACTACAAAAGATCATCAGACTTATATTTATGATGATACCATTAAAGATATTATCCAGAAGCTGAATCCTGAAATTTTCTTTAAAATAAACCGTAAGTTTATCATTAATAAGGAAGCTGTTACTGAAATTATCAAACATTCCAGTCAGAAAGTAGAACTTAAGCTTTCTCCGGAGCCCGAGGTGAATGCTGAGATTTTTATCAGTAAAATGCAGATTGCAGAATGTTTAAACTGGCTGAATAGCTGATTATACTTATTTAAATCTACATCATTATATAAACGCAAAGTTTATCATTTAATCATCATATTTCTAAGCATGCTAAGAAAGAGACAACGTTGCTGATGAAGCTCTATGATTGTGCTCACGCTCAAAAAGAATCAATGAAGTTGATTACACCTTTGCACCCTCAAAATTTTACCCTAGATATTAAATCTTCGCGTTAAATTAAATCATATTTTCATAAATATTTGATCTTTTCTCGCATTAGTTCCAGAAAATACAGAAACAAAAAAACCTCTAAAATAAATTAGAGGTTTTAAGTGGTTTCTCCAGGAATCGAACCAGGGACACATGGATTTTCAATCCATTGCTCTACCAACTGAGCTAAGAAACCATTTATGTTTTTGTTTATTACTTCGTTGTTTTAAAGTGATGCAAAAGTATAACATTTTATAATACCACGCAAGTATTTTGTTTTATTTTTTTGAAGAAACCTTCTGATATTGCTTGTTTTTAGTTTCAATGCTTTGTTCATCAGTAATTTGGTAGATTTTATTTTTTTTAATTTTTTTAAGAATATTATTTTTTAAACGCTTTCTATAATTGTATTTTCAGTACTGAATTCATTTTTTATCCCGAAACTACTGTCGCACTCTGTTTACGGGCGAAAAATTATTTTATCGGATAAATTCCGAAAATTATTTTACTGTTTTGAAAGACCTTAAACAAGTAGTAAAATAATGTGATTTGTAACAGAAATAACTTTCAAACACTTGATTAGTAGTGCTTAATGAACCTAACAAGTGTTAGTCGTAGAATTACTACACTTTTTTAAATTTAATCATAAATTTCATTTACGTTTTGTAATTACATCTATATTTGGTGATATAGAAAAACAAAATCATAAAAATATTTAACCATTAAAATTTACAAATCATGGCAGAAAGAAATTCAAGAGGAATTTTAAAATTCAACAACGGTGAAGGACAAAAGTTATTAAAACTTAATTACAGTGTATCAAGATCTACAGACGTTTCAGGACGTGTAGCATCAGATCCTTCCAATGCTCTTATCAAAATCACAGTAGAAGCTACTGAAAAATCAGACATTCTGGAAAGTTTATTGAACGGAAAGTACAAGCCTACTGTAGGAGAGATCACTTTCAATAAATCTCATGAAGAAGGAACTTTAACAACACTGAAGTGGAACAACGGTTATGTAATACAGCATGAGGTAGATTTTGATGCTGTAGATGAGAACAGTATGTACATCAGTTTTATAGTAAGTGCAGAACAGATAGACCTGGGGAATTCTTCTTACTTCGGAGCATGGCCTTCTTAAGCCTATTCAGAATTTAAATATCAGGCAGAATAGTACACCCGGTTCAAGGGTTGCTGTTCTGCCTTTTTTAACCTTATAGAACGATTGTTTATTCAAAATAAAGTTCTGAAAAAACACCTAATCACTATGAATAAAAATATCTCGAATTCCGATAAGATTTCTGAGAATCATATTCCCGGAATCAACCGTGTGGTAAAGCTGGATATTGTGATTGAAGGCAAAATTATCAAACACTTCAAGCATTTCCGTTTACAGCAAAGTGCCAGAAGACATCACAATTTTGAACTTATTTTGGCCCATGATTCTCTTGGAGAAGCTCAAAACCATACTCTGGAACAGGCACGCCAGTTTTTGGGAAAGAGGATTACTATTGTCTTCAAATATAAAGACTATGAAAGTGAGAGTCCTGAAAGAACTTTTGTAGGAGTTATCACCAAAGCCGCATTCAGCCAGGAAAAAATGAGTTTGGGAAATATTGTACTGAGAGGTCAAAGCCCTACCATTTTGATGGATGCCGCTCCCCATACCCAGAGTTTTGGAGGAGATCAGGCTGTCAATACAGGAATCATTGCCAACAAAATATGTAAAGAAGCACTGGGATCAGAGAAATTTGATTTCAGAGTAGATACCCAGAATAAAAGCTATATCAATTATAGTGCACAATATAACGAAACCCATTACAATTATCTCGCAAGAACTGCAGAAGCATATGGAGAACAGTTTTATTATGATGGCGAAGTACTTCATTTCGGAAAACTTCCTCCTTCAGAAAAACCAATCCGGCTTGTATACGGAAGCAATGCAACAGATGTTCAGGTGGAGCTGAATGCTGTACATACCAACCCTCAGTTTTTTGGTTATAATAGCAGCAGCCATACTAAAATGGAAGGTTCTGAAAATAACATAAGACATTTAGGTGAAATACCTTCCAAAGCTTATGAACTGAATAATAATATTTTTAAAACCCGTTCACTTTCTCCGGCACCTATCAATGCCAATATGTTTGTGGATGTGAGTGATTCTCAGAAAAGTGCTGCCGGAAGCGCTGCCGTAGAAGTATTTACTGTTTCAGGAAATACAACCGTTCCGTTTTTATATCCGGGTTGTCTTGCAGATATCGAAATGCGGAAGCCGGATACCAGTCAGACTTCTTATTTTACAAAACTTACAATTACCGAAGTTTCTCATGAAGTCAATGCCCGAGGGTATTACACAGGAAGCTTTGAAGCAATCGCTGAAGGGACAGGCTTTATGCCAAAACCTGAATTTATAGAACCTAAGGCTGAACCACAGGTTGCCACCGTTATTTCCAATACAGACCCGCTTAATCAGGGAAGAATACAGGTGAGATTTGACTGGCAGAAAAATCCCGATACAACCCATTTTATCCGAATGATGAGCCCTGATGCAGGAGGGACAGATGTGATCACTCAAAACAGAGGTTTTGTAGCCATACCGGAAGTAGGAGATCAGGTAATGGTAGGTTTTGAATATCATCATCCCGATTTCCCGTTTGCAATGGGAGGAATGTTCCATGGGCAGGTGGCATTGGGTGGAAGCATCAACAATCACCTTAAATCTATTCAGACAAGGAGTGGTAATAAAGTGATCTTTAATGATCAGGAAGGAAGTATTTTCATAGAAGATCCAAGCGGAAATACTTATTTAATGGATGGAAAAGGAAATATTATCGTTAATGCTCCCAAAAATATAACCTTCACTGCCGGGGAAAATGTGCAGATCAATGCAGGCAAAAATATCATTGCTTCAGCGCAGAGAAATGTCAATATTATGGCCGGTGAAGATATCACGGAAACAGCCAATGATGATTACAATCTGACAGCAAGCAATATTATTGAAACGGCTGAAGCCGGCAGAAAATCTACAGCCAAAAATATTACAGAAAATATGGAGGCTGGCTCTTACATCAGTACAAAAGATGCCATCAACGTAGAAAGTGCCAAGGAAGTGCTTATCAATAGTGGTAAACAGGTAAAAATGCAGTAATATGGCAGGCGAAGGCGGAAATATCGTAAGAAATGTCTTTGGGAAGTCCTACAAGGAAGCTGAACATATTATGAAAGATGCTTCCAAAGGGACTCTGGATTTTAAATCTCCCCAGGAAAATACCTTTTATGGAAAAAAGGGAGGAAAGAAATTTGATGAATATCAGGCGAAAAAAGAAACTCTTCCAGTGAGAGTTTTAAAAGTAAAATGTTATGAAGATTTTGCATGTACAAAAGAAGTAACGGTTATAGAGAAAGAAAGAAAATATTTCTATAAAGTAACCCAATATAATAGAACTCCTACTAAAGCAGAAGTGAAAAATCTTAAATGGGCAATACAATATGATGATGGAAATATTTCTAATGCTATGCAAGTAACTGGAGAAGAGAAGATTTCTTTTTTTGTTTCTGATAATAGTCAGGTAATGAGAGTTCGTGTATATGCCTTTTTTAAAACGCCAAATAAAAATGCAAGTACAGAAGTATTTACAAAACATATAGAATTAGAAATTACTGATAAATCAGTTGGGTATTCCATAATGAGATTGTTTGATGTAGCAGATGACTTTACAACTACTATGTTAAAAGATAAGTTTCCTGCTTGTATTGTTAATGTTTATAGTGTAACAATAAAATACTATGAGGGAAATGAAGTTGTAGAACATGGGAGTTTTGGTGTTACCAGGGATGGATGGCAAAAAATTGATGAGAAAGATGGAAAATATTTTATGATAAACAGAGCCTTTGAACCTAAAGAAAGTAATCAAAATACTTATAAAGTTGCTCATAGTTTTGTTCCATCTCAATATAAAGGACTAATGAAAATAGATGCTTTTGAATTACATTCTTTTGAAGGAAAAGCAAATTTACCTGCGGAACCAATTTATACAAATTATAAATTGGATAATAAAACACCTATTAATCATAGTAGAAACAAAATAGATGAGGTTACGAATGTAAATATTCATATTGGAGGACACTATACCAGAGGGCGAACAATGAAAAGGCCAGTAGAAGTTCAATATTCTTCTCCTACAACAGGAATACCTACAGGAACAAGTTATAAGATAGAGGAAGTCGGAATCCATTGGCTTGGAGGGTCATTGGGATGTTTTGCTTTTGTTGAACCAGAAGATATAAAACCAGATATAAAATCTGCATTTGCAGCTCATAATAATAATGAATATAGTAAGCACACATCAAATCGACCTTGGCAAAATCTAGTTGATAAAATACATAAATTAGAAACTGAATATAAAGCTCAAATAATAGTTAAAGTTGTTAAGCGAAGTAATTATAAAAAAGTAATTCCTGATTTCGATCCAAAAAGCATTTTATGGGAATAATAAATAATAAATCTAAAATAGCTATAGGTATAATAATATCTCTAGGAGTTGTTTTTCTAATAAGGGCATATGTCATCTATTCCTTTTACAAAAATGATGAATTGTATGGAGATGGTATTCCTGATAGTACTAAGTATGACAGAGAATTTTTATCAACAGTGTTATATTCTGTTTTGATAATGATTTTTCTGTCAGTTATTAGTATTCTGATATTTAAAAGAAAACAGAAATGAATTCAATTTAAGTATTGGGTAATATTGGATGAATAAAAATGTCCCATATTATTTGTATCAGTAAAATTTAGAGTATGAAAAATTTATCAATATTACTTTTGGGAATTGTAGGAACAAACTTGATTTAAAAGACAACATACTTTGGGAATAAATTTTAAAAATAAACAATTCAGATTATTAATGTTTGAATTTAATGATCGGAAGTTGACAAATAAGGTAACCGTTCAAATAATAAATATTTGTTCAATCTTATGTTTCCTTTTTTTTGACTTTTTGGGTTGTAGGGGTTTGTCTATCTGCTTTGTTTTTAGGGTGTTTTACATCAAATACAGATAACAATTCAGATTGTTTAAGCAATGAAGAAATTGCGCTGCTTTTTGGGAAAGTTATTTTGATTTTTTTAATAATTAATACATTGATAAGTTTCATTGTTTTTACAATGAGTGGATCAGAAAAAAACCAATAAAGCTTTTTAGAAAAGCGATACAATTAACAAAACATTTTATTCCAAAAAAATATGAAGAAAAGAATAATAACGGCAGGAGGATTTATAGGAATAGTATTCTCAATATGGGATTCCATGGTGGATAATGCTGATACAGCTTCATTAGAGGATCATTTGAGTGCCAGGTTTGTTTTCAGCTCAGTTTTTAGTTTGAAAACATTGGTATATCTGATTATCGGAATGGTTTCAGGATGGATAATCAATTTTATGATCAATAAAATCAGCGAGCTGCATAGAGAGTGGAATGACTTTTAAATTATAGGAAATAATAAAATCCAATATGGTAGAAACGAGAGTAAAACCTTTTCAGAAATATGCTTTAGGAACTCATGATTATCATGTGGAGAATGCTCTTGAAATACAGTTTGGAGAAGCAAAAGGGTTTTATTCATCTTATAGAATTACACTGCAGGAGAAAGAGAATGAAGATCATACAAAAAACTGGCTGATAGAAAAGGTAGATGATTCCTCTTTTCCCTCTGAAAATAAATTTATGGAGATCCTTTTTATTCTGGAACAGAGCTCTTATCCTCTGGAAATAAAAGTGGATGAAAAAGGAAGTTTTCTGAGAGCTGCAGACCATCATAAAAATATAGAAAACTGGAAACTTAAAACGGCAGGCCTTC of the Chryseobacterium viscerum genome contains:
- a CDS encoding zinc-dependent metalloprotease yields the protein MKNYRLALYLGLAMASPMAIAQKKDKDTVKVNKEKTDKTETSSSKKTKKIEDLIKKGTYKKGLFNTIQLKTDIYFEIPDSLMGRQFLVVNKLSQVPMQVNEAGLNKGMNYENKVISFHRDRVAKKVWVKTVVPKVSSPKNDAITKSVKDNFSESVIEVFDIEAQNNDSTAVAIKVNKVFDGNQKSFNDVLANVGLGGSVKSSLSYIEGVKTFPKNLVVKSQLSTSVNEGGVDLPVTLGVTTNLVLLSKIPMKPRVADSRVGFFSEKHWSFNDNQQKMDEKFFITKWNLEPKDEDKEKYLRGELVEPKKPIVYYIDPATPKQWREKIIAGVHDWQAAFEQAGFKNAVIAKMPDEKDEDFDIDDVRYSVITYAASPKSNAMGPSVVDPRSGEIIEADIIWWHNVMTSLHDWMRIQTGPIDPKARGNKFSDEHMGEAIRFVSSHEVGHTFGLKHNMGASFAFPVESLRSKEFTDKMGGTAPSIMDYARYNYVAQPEDGVTAITPKIGLYDKYAIDWGYRWYPDEFVEKKALRNLIEKHQDDPMYFYGEQQSYLETIDPRSQSEDLGDDAMKASEYGMKNLKVVVNNLLKWTYEDGKEYTDAGKLYMGAIGQWDLYTGHVMANVGGIYLNNTVFGNKKKAYEAVPEEIQRRAVDYLVKNAINLPEWLFFNPITERTYPVKDSPMGPFEQTPYTMARGMQYANIYSLFMDDRLLRLLENELKHQMSGSKEEIYTVEKLFDQVRTPIFSKKGSLTMLEKMTQKNYVDALIVSVNKLFEKTAVKGLKADDTLNIPTICNFHEEDHGLRNINYSSMKRVSEVTTYKRAELQKVLDLLNRTRYRGDDASRAHYTDLIIRIQEALNK
- a CDS encoding SusC/RagA family TonB-linked outer membrane protein — protein: MKKTLILLPLLAANIAMAQQKKTITGKIEDGNTSHVITGASIKIETQSVSTKTELEGIIESVSVGTVTDKDGNFILEIPADTKTVLVSYPGYESRVIQLNEGQTNYTIRLTSEVSDKNKIQEVIITGYQKIEKRKQTSAVSTVKMDNISQAGVASVDQMLAGQIAGVAVTPETGAPGSPAKIRIRGTASLSGPQDPLWVIDGLPLEGNDVPNFTDKDNIDQLQNFSIAGLNPNDIEDITILKDAAATAIYGARAANGVISITTKKGKKGSLKLNFSADTFVTSRPDFGKLNLLNASEKVDLELMLAKRADLTYRADKGEVMRILTQNNQLDAFRNGGFDALNSFTRQQINGLRSNNTDWGKLLYRNAINKQYGLSVSGGSDRADYYFSLGYYDEEGTTIGTGFKRYNLTLKNNYKLSDKLNAGISIFGTQSERTSFVTDADASINPVNYSRNANPYMKPFNADGSYNYDKDIDGFEDLYVPFNFLEERENTSYTLKNNSLKAILDLEYKASKSLRFTSQLGIQYDANKTEKFAGENTYFTRKMRQGTRYYKDGKFNYFLPAGAVKQNWDNDFFQYNWKLQAAYSTKINSKHEIDLMAGTEIRKTEDNTTVTRAFGYDPTSRRGTAIVFPNSDFATDKKYETYRENPPVENAYASMFATASYTYDQKYTFFGSVRYDGTNLFGVNKKYKYLPIWAISGSWLVTKENFMKNISAVSNLRLRASYGLQGNIDRNTSPFFIGEYNDATILPGVKEGVITVISPPNDKLRWEKTTNTNVGLDLGLFNNRVSLTADVYSRKGTDMISMKETPLETGFEYTMMNWGSLTNKGFELALSTRNINHDNFKWTTTINFAHNKSRVLSEQPRDNAFLPSREGLPVNAVFALKTAGMDEHGNPLFWKGDQKISAAEFFKLYDVYADFLPGQLVDTKLSSAELRSLFTYVGDRDPKFTGGIINTFKVHDFDLTISATFNLKQTVMRTPSYRGMDLDRGRNYTRDIYEAGGSLPGITSPDMDANPGGWMANKWFAGNSSNAYSLLDVWAKEISYIRISSIRLGYTLPKEFTNPMGISSLRLSVEGRNLFVFSNGYNGYFDPETYGNIYAQPITKSVTVGFNVSF